From a single Apium graveolens cultivar Ventura chromosome 2, ASM990537v1, whole genome shotgun sequence genomic region:
- the LOC141702491 gene encoding uncharacterized protein LOC141702491, which yields MVYKRGIEENPAKIKAILDMEPPKTLKDVQKLTGRVTALGRFISKSREKCLPFFKALKKVKDFIWTEENQEAFKGLKMYMVQAPLLAKLDLNETLCLRPDEARLALEEVHEGIYRQHFGGRALKYAPVVRKPPEMFTSINSPIPFAMWGMDILGPFSMATTQKKFMIVAIDYFTKWIEAKPLAKITTKQVAQFLWENIMSRYGIPRILVIDNGTQFNNEEFKKYCEENEIG from the exons atggtctaCAAGAGGGGAATCGAGGAGAATCCTGCTAAGATAAAGGCCATTTTGGATATGGAGCCTCCAAAGACTctcaaagatgttcaaaagctcaccgGAAGGGTTACTGCCTTAGGACGATTTATCTCCAAATCTAGAGAGAAGTGCTTACCATTCTTCAAAGCTttgaagaaagtaaaagatttcaTATGGACCGAGGAAAATCAAGAGGCGTTCAAAGGATTAAAGATGTACAtggttcaagccccgttgttggccaaactaGACCTGAATGAAACTTT gtgtctcaggcctgatgaggctcGTTTGGCTCtcgaagaagtacatgaaggcatttACAGGCAGCACTTTGGGGGCAGGGCTCTG AAATATGCACCGGTTGTTCGAAAGCCCCCCGAGATGTTTACTTCCATTAATTctcccattccctttgctatgtggggaatggatatacttgggcctttttCTATGGCCACAACACAAAAGAAGTTTATGATTGTGGCTAtagattattttactaagtggattgaagctaaaCCTTTAGCTAAGATCACAACCAAACAAGTTGCGCAATTcttgtgggaaaacatcatgAGCAGATACGGAATCCCTCGTATTCTAGTCAtcgataatggaacacaattcaataatgaAGAGTTCAAGAAATACTGTGAGGAAAATGAGATTGGTTGA